The genomic region tttttgttttttgcaaatcccacagaaattttgtttttatcgaGATGAACACTCTTCATGCAACTCGTCAGTTTTGGGTAGTTGTTGACCTCACCTTTAGCTAAAACGTcttcgatttgatcaaggtacgttcgtatAGGCTTTCCCACTTCAACAGTCCCATTTACACTTCCTTTGCATAGTTGCTTAGACAACCTGCTTTGTCATTATATCTTCTTTCAAATCACAACAtacccttatcacgctgttttTTATTCTGTTACGTTTACAACTAatagataatatgtataaattgtgtaattaggttatgtttgttttggaTAAGGACAATTTGTAATCGATTTCAAAACGTCTTGCCCTATCACTATATTATTTCACACTTGTAGACAGTGACAGAATCAGTGACTTTGACAGATCGATCGTATACAAAGGAATAGAAATGGGTGTGTTGTTGTGatctttgtttttcttttgatttattatctCTCATTTCTTATTCATATTACTGTTTAACATCCTTGAGTGgtgcaaaattaaaacaacaccTTGCTCAATTTTAAGAATCTAATTTAGTTCTCCTTCTACCAAGAAATTCTTGGAAAATGCaaggtatgtattaaaatttacaatgatGAAATCATCCTGTGTTTGTATTggattttcaataaattattacattttcagATACAAGACCAGAGTTATACGAAGAAGTGAAGTTATACAGAAATGCAAGGGAGCGAGAAAAGTAAGTCGATTTCCATACCCCAGAATGAATACAAAGTCAAATTGTGtatgtgtttattaatattcattattttattgtattatgaGCTTATTCACGGTCCAAAAGGGTTTAAATTTAGAGGAACAAATTAGATAGACTAAATTTTCAACGTATTCCATAACCTATCTAGACCAATAACATAGAAAAAGCtgaaaaagtttataatcaCATAATTATAAGACCTGTTCCAATCAGATCTTGTAAGGTTGGAATCTAGGGTAAAGCATATCAGCAAATCAGTCTAAGCATATCAGCTGAAGAGATGCTTCTAGGTATATCATTCAGGACCATGAACAAAAATGTTGTAACTATATTCAAAAATGAAATGATTATGAGCAGAAAGTTGAATTGTAAAATGTTGAGTTTGCTAAGagttgaattaaaaacaaactgaCCTATTCAGCTTATTTCCTGTTAGAGATTGTAGTTAgaaaagaatttcaatttcaaaagcCTTTATTGCTGACTTACTGATTTACAATTACACATAAACAAccactacaaaaaagaatagggccactccatctctttcccatggatgttgtaaaaggcgacaaagggataggcttacaaacttgggattcttttttaggcgatgggctagcaacctgtcactatttgaaacccaattatcattaagccaaatagctgaatgtggccattcagtcttttcaagactattggctctgtctaccccgcaagggatatagacgtgacaatatgtatgtatgtatgtatcaaacaccacctatcactatttggatctcaactcaaacagctgaaaaagcctattggtcttttcaagactgttggctctgtataacATGTGAGGTAGAAAGaagtgatatgtatgtatgtattcaaagctcaggccaatcagaaaaatgatgtttctcatcatgccacTGCACTGCAGATACCACAACTACttgtataatttgtaattgtttAATATACTTGTTTAATTGTACTTAACTAATTGTATCACAAGTGCCGActtattctataaaataaactcaaaatcaGCCGTGATTTTGAGTTTATCTTAAAGGAAAGCCAGGCACTTTTTTCATGTCAATTGACAAcaattgaaaagaaaagaaaaaggtCTCATATACTTCTGGTAAACACAAggtttctttaataatttagtagGCCTTAGTTTATAACAGAGATAAGTTTATGACAGAGATTTGTACCAACATTCAATCGCAGGTACGACAACATGGCTGAGTTGTATGCCGTGGTAAGCACACTGCAGCATTTGGAGAAGGCGTACATGCGCGACTGCGTGCGCGCACAGGAGTACACGGCGGCGTGCAGTCGACTGCTGGTGCAGTACCGCGTCGCCTTCAAGCAGGTTCAGGGGGATGAGTTTCCCACTATCGAGGCGTTTGTGGATAAGTTCAGGGTATGAATGTAGATTTATGTATTTCTCACTGTCTTGAGGAAAAgtgtatgttttaatataattgcatacatacatacatattgtcatgtctatatcccttgcggggtagacagagccaacagtcttgaaaagactgaatggccacgttcatctatttggctttatgatagaattgagattcaaatagtgacaggctgctagcccatcgcctaaaaaaaatttaattaaacataattgAGCCGAGTAAAACTCGGTAAAGAGTCAAGTCAAGTGTGtacaaaaccgccgagcttgcatgaagagagttatgaatgtggatgaagcgaaggaagtatgcagagatcgtggcaagtggaaagaggtagtctctgcctacccctccgggaaaaaaggcgtgattttatgtatgtatgtaaaactcgGTACTCGTTATTTAGCAAAACTGTTACTCGGCACATCTCTGTATGTACTTTTTCAGCTGGATTGTCTGGCAGCGTTGGAGCGGATAAAGGAAAACAAGCCCAACCTGATCAAAGACGATAAAGGGAACACCAACAAGTACATCGCTGAGATTGTTTCTGTAAGTGACAATATCATTTGTACTAtcctgctaatattataaatgcgaaagtttgtatgtcagtatggatgtttgttactctttcacgcaagaACTACTGTACCGATtgcgatgaaatttgatatgtgggtagctgaagacccagaataacacataggctactttttatcccggagttcccgcggtattgatagggtttccatgcggacgaagtcgcgggcggcctctagtatgttATACGAGTTATTGAACGcacacgtaacgtacctttattattttacatacatacatatggtcacgtctatatcccttgcggggtagacagagccaacagtcttgaaaagactgaatggccacgttcagctgtttggctaaatgatagaattgagattcaaataatggcaggttgctagctcatcgcctaaaagagaatcccaagtttgtaagcctatcccttagtcgccttttacgacacccatgggaaaggtcctattcttttttgtattggtgccgagaactacacggcacgttcttatattattgaataaaaatttacctacttacttataaaattattcattttttttttcatcatcagTTATTCATCACTCTGATGGACAAACTCCGCTTGGAGTTCCGCGCTATGGACATGATCCAGCCGGAGTTGAGGGATCTGCGGGACACCATGGACCGTCTCCTCATGTTGCCTGACGACTTCGAGGGGAAACTCAAGGTATACCATCAGCTAATGTCTtatatatactaatactagctgtcccggcaaacgttgttttgccatataaataatttttaagtaatttctaggtaaaaaaaaatgtcaagtgtggacaacccttatcaataagaggtatgaaaaatagatgttagccgatgctcagacctactgaatatgcattcaaaatttggttaaaatcggtaaagccggttcggaggagtacggagacaaacattgtgacacgagaattttatatataagattataaagctgaagtgtttgtttgtttaaactcTGCCTACTCCAAAgggagacaggcgtgatggtatgtatgtacctatgtttgtaatataatgtgccgtgtggttctgaCCACTTTATAATTGGATTACGCCATATCATTCGTGGACGTCGTTAAAGGCAGTAGAGggaaagatttttatatcatcaAAATTGACGATTCTATTTAAACCAATTGTGTTGTTAAAagagaataagaccactccatcgctttccgatggatgtcgtaaaatgtgacaaagggataggcttataaacttgggattcttattttacgcggcgggctagcaacctgtcactatttgaatcttaattctgtcattaagctaTTTACAGTTGAACATATcttttcagtcatttcaacactgttggctctgtttaccgcGTGAgggtaacatacatattatcacgtctatatcccttgcggtgtagacagagtcagacaacagtcttgaaaagattggtaCGCCACGTtgggtttaatgatagaattgagattcaaatagtgacaggttgctagtccgcCGCCGCCCAAAATAAGAATctcgagtttataagcctatccctttgtcacctttaacgacaaCCATcggaaagcgatggagtggtcttattctctTTTAACGTCACAATTGGTTTGaacgggaaagaggcgtgatttt from Amyelois transitella isolate CPQ chromosome 24, ilAmyTran1.1, whole genome shotgun sequence harbors:
- the LOC106140607 gene encoding vacuolar protein sorting-associated protein 28 homolog — encoded protein: MQDTRPELYEEVKLYRNAREREKYDNMAELYAVVSTLQHLEKAYMRDCVRAQEYTAACSRLLVQYRVAFKQVQGDEFPTIEAFVDKFRLDCLAALERIKENKPNLIKDDKGNTNKYIAEIVSLFITLMDKLRLEFRAMDMIQPELRDLRDTMDRLLMLPDDFEGKLKVQEWLDKLSEMSASDELSEGQVRQLVFDLETSYTAFNKFLHKD